One segment of Olsenella uli DSM 7084 DNA contains the following:
- a CDS encoding PucR family transcriptional regulator, whose product MELKELLVRLPEGSIADERYADATAEVYNLSFLTPHSVGLRPDVLYFGDETLIPSNLSSDQLVNLVMFGCEGIPRHLKGHKASNVIVLSHEADPFACYNALQNYFIEDIEVTNIVRRMLSAHFSNNGLQHLVEEASRALDNPILVVDSAYHYIASHLSDSPAATAGQRALDRQLQQELDFETILEPGVSYIRDAGLNQKVLRARRPLLHYHELLQCNTMISAVTVHGICIAHVMMLARNHEFRETDTECFARLTLFVGQEMQKASLYETSQGQMESYFLVNLLNDDQPSCAVIERRLKVLGWEPLPNLYVAVCESKSEDLTPHDLDHIASQLSGTMTASIYASYEGRLVILFSRDAERPLGKYTEGSLREVAALNNLVVGVSNMFTDLTDIRNFYHQALAAIKFGELVSVFLDDRSVHHYRDYAYAQMLDITNHRANLLNFCHPALRRVMDYDQAHGSELMDTLFIYLQNSGNTRRSAKMLSLHKNTLLYRMGRIREILGCDLSSGEDCFMLQVSFRVLLYLDLFKPRVHLDRSDLHKSDA is encoded by the coding sequence ATGGAGCTCAAGGAACTGCTGGTACGTCTGCCAGAAGGCTCCATCGCGGACGAACGCTACGCCGATGCCACGGCCGAGGTGTACAACCTCTCGTTCCTTACGCCCCATAGCGTGGGGCTGCGCCCCGATGTGCTGTACTTCGGCGACGAGACCCTCATCCCCTCCAACCTGTCCTCAGACCAGCTGGTGAACCTCGTGATGTTTGGCTGCGAGGGGATTCCCCGGCACCTGAAGGGGCATAAGGCATCGAATGTCATTGTGCTCTCGCACGAGGCGGATCCCTTCGCGTGCTACAACGCCCTGCAGAACTACTTCATAGAGGACATCGAGGTCACGAACATCGTCCGGCGCATGCTGTCGGCCCACTTCTCCAATAACGGGCTGCAGCACCTCGTCGAGGAGGCGTCCCGGGCGCTCGACAACCCCATCCTCGTGGTCGACTCGGCCTACCACTACATCGCCAGCCACCTGAGCGACTCCCCCGCCGCGACGGCAGGCCAGAGGGCCCTCGACCGGCAGCTGCAGCAGGAGCTTGACTTCGAGACGATCCTCGAGCCCGGTGTGAGCTACATCAGGGACGCCGGCCTCAACCAGAAGGTCCTCCGGGCGCGAAGGCCCCTGCTCCACTACCATGAGCTGCTGCAGTGCAACACGATGATCAGTGCCGTGACGGTCCATGGGATATGCATAGCCCATGTCATGATGCTTGCCCGCAACCACGAGTTTCGCGAGACGGACACGGAGTGCTTCGCCCGCCTCACGCTCTTCGTGGGCCAGGAGATGCAGAAGGCCTCGCTCTACGAGACGAGCCAGGGCCAGATGGAGTCCTACTTCCTCGTCAACCTCCTGAACGATGACCAGCCAAGCTGCGCGGTGATAGAGAGGCGCCTCAAGGTGCTGGGCTGGGAGCCCCTGCCCAACCTCTACGTCGCGGTATGCGAGTCCAAGAGCGAGGACCTCACCCCTCACGATCTCGACCACATAGCCTCGCAGCTCTCGGGAACCATGACCGCCAGCATCTATGCCTCGTACGAGGGACGCCTCGTCATCCTCTTCTCCAGGGACGCCGAAAGGCCCCTTGGCAAGTACACCGAGGGGAGCCTGCGCGAGGTCGCCGCCCTCAACAACCTGGTCGTGGGCGTCAGCAACATGTTCACGGACCTCACCGACATCAGGAACTTCTATCACCAGGCGCTTGCGGCCATCAAGTTTGGCGAGCTGGTCTCGGTCTTCCTCGACGACCGCTCGGTCCATCACTACCGCGACTACGCCTACGCCCAGATGCTGGACATCACCAATCACAGGGCCAACCTGCTGAACTTCTGCCATCCCGCTCTCAGGCGCGTCATGGACTACGACCAGGCCCATGGCTCCGAGCTCATGGACACGCTCTTCATCTACCTGCAGAACTCGGGAAACACCCGACGTTCGGCCAAGATGCTTAGCCTGCACAAGAACACCCTGCTCTACCGCATGGGCCGCATTCGCGAGATCCTTGGCTGCGACCTCAGCTCGGGCGAGGACTGCTTCATGCTGCAGGTCTCCTTCCGCGTCCTTCTCTACCTCGACCTCTTCAAGCCGCGCGTGCACCTCGACCGCAGCGACCTGCACAAGTCGGACGCATAG